Proteins from a genomic interval of bacterium:
- a CDS encoding glycosyltransferase family 4 protein, whose product MRIAQIAPLYEAVPPHTYGGTERIVDGLARELLRRGHDVTLFASGDSQTPGRLIPCAARGLRLGGGAVHGVAYTVAQLGKVSRMARDFDLIHSHVDYLAFPCARVIPIPVVTTLHGRLDLPEVTHVFAEFPEIPVISVSRAQRAPLPGANWVATVYNGIDLNHFTLQERQGQYLAFLGRMSPEKRPDRAIAIARMVGMPLRMAAKVDPADRAYFAEVIEPLLSEPLVEYLGEIEEHQKNEFLGNAYAYLFPIDWPEPFGITMIEAMACGTPVIAMGHGSVPEVLIDGTTGYICNTLADMVSAVDRIPRIDRRVCRRHAAEQFSIEAMVDGYETVYGHVLGDVSPVLRPASERWAQKRLGATAGA is encoded by the coding sequence ATGAGGATCGCCCAGATTGCACCGCTGTACGAAGCTGTTCCGCCTCACACGTACGGTGGTACCGAGAGGATCGTTGACGGATTGGCACGAGAGCTCCTGCGTCGCGGTCACGACGTCACGTTATTCGCCAGCGGTGATTCTCAGACGCCTGGTCGATTGATCCCGTGCGCGGCGCGAGGGCTGCGTCTGGGCGGAGGCGCGGTTCATGGTGTTGCGTATACGGTTGCGCAACTCGGCAAGGTGAGCCGCATGGCCCGTGATTTTGATCTTATCCATAGCCACGTGGACTATCTTGCGTTTCCTTGCGCGCGTGTCATCCCAATACCGGTGGTGACGACACTGCACGGACGGCTTGATCTCCCAGAGGTGACACACGTCTTTGCGGAGTTCCCGGAAATCCCGGTCATATCGGTAAGCCGCGCACAACGCGCTCCATTGCCTGGCGCCAACTGGGTGGCGACCGTGTACAACGGGATCGACCTCAACCATTTCACGCTGCAAGAGCGCCAGGGACAGTATCTGGCATTTCTCGGACGAATGTCGCCCGAGAAACGTCCTGACCGTGCCATTGCGATCGCGCGGATGGTTGGGATGCCGCTCCGGATGGCGGCAAAAGTTGATCCTGCCGACAGAGCGTACTTCGCTGAGGTTATCGAACCGTTGCTCTCTGAGCCGTTGGTGGAATACTTGGGTGAAATCGAGGAACATCAGAAGAATGAGTTCTTGGGCAACGCATATGCATACCTATTCCCCATTGATTGGCCGGAACCGTTCGGGATCACGATGATCGAAGCCATGGCATGTGGCACGCCGGTGATAGCCATGGGACACGGATCGGTGCCCGAGGTTCTGATTGACGGAACAACAGGATATATCTGCAACACGCTGGCAGATATGGTCTCCGCGGTGGACAGGATTCCTCGCATCGACCGTCGGGTGTGTCGCAGGCACGCGGCCGAGCAGTTTTCGATCGAAGCCATGGTGGACGGGTACGAAACTGTATATGGACACGTCTTGGGTGATGTGTCGCCGGTGCTCCGGCCGGCGTCGGAGCGCTGGGCACAAAAGAGACTGGGCGCAACCGCAGGTGCGTGA
- a CDS encoding PPC domain-containing DNA-binding protein, with protein MDAQRFGRCRVMRLDPGDEIMATLLDFATHEGLGGATVHGIGAFSRVGLRYFDIKEKRYKTRTLDEQVEVVSLLGSIGLDRNGPVIHIHASVSDAQTCTHSGHLSEGIVRPTLELFLTMLDGELRRKKDPDTGLELLDLPRPAVR; from the coding sequence ATGGACGCTCAGCGCTTCGGTAGATGCCGTGTCATGCGCCTCGATCCCGGCGATGAGATCATGGCCACGCTGCTTGATTTCGCTACCCACGAAGGACTCGGTGGCGCGACCGTCCACGGCATTGGTGCTTTCAGTCGGGTCGGGCTGCGATACTTCGACATTAAGGAGAAGCGGTACAAAACTCGCACATTGGATGAACAAGTCGAAGTCGTGAGCCTGCTGGGAAGTATCGGTCTCGACCGGAACGGTCCAGTGATTCACATCCACGCGTCGGTAAGCGATGCGCAAACCTGTACCCATAGTGGGCACCTGAGTGAAGGCATAGTCCGACCGACTTTGGAGCTCTTTTTGACCATGCTCGACGGCGAACTCCGCCGCAAAAAGGATCCTGACACTGGGCTCGAGTTGTTAGACCTGCCTCGCCCTGCGGTTCGATAG
- a CDS encoding glycogen debranching N-terminal domain-containing protein yields MAEAILSEIKVGPQVITVNHGRAFMVSGLDGAIRGSAEQGLFMQDTRVLSHYRMRINGRAWKLVTSAPVGHAAARFEFTNPMLTGPAQSVPRHVLGLSLSRTIDESVREEFDIVNYYHAPLDLVFTIEIGSDFADLFEVRRNYPRIPRHVSTAWDARDQELTAQYVRDAYSTKFRYQLAGTATLALREGHKLLLHFTLNPHEHRRLRARMIPEVPPIHHAFAWLDRMQHAREPRSRKPQSSLAQFLTSDRALTRTLAQSADDLISLVLDRWDGTPGVLSAGVPWFVALFGRDALIAGLQTLPLHPGFALGALDALAAYQAASSDDFRDSDPGKILHELRVGELARFGEIPHTPYYGSADATILYPILLHETYCWTGNHDLLTRYMPVAQRCVDWVDRYGDLDGDGFQEYHTRSRRGIQHQGWKDSGDGTVHADGRRVEPPVALCELQGYVYDAKRRMAALYDELGRGSQADRLREAAEMLRTRFNDAFWLEGEGTYAFGLDSQKARITSIVSNAGHCLWSGIVPVGRARRVIARLFEDDMWSGWGVRTLSATHVAFNPFAYQRGAVWPHDNLLIAVGCRRYGDVDAAARIARGIFDAAAGFQGHRIPELIGGQARRDLGFPAQYLGANIPQAWAAGSTIALIGVLLGLRPDARHHRLYVSPKLPAWLDWVEVRALRVGDARINLRCGRENGRSLIESCETTGPVEVIPIDSRGVCPI; encoded by the coding sequence ATGGCAGAAGCCATACTGAGCGAGATCAAGGTTGGCCCGCAGGTGATCACTGTGAATCACGGGAGGGCCTTCATGGTCTCGGGGCTGGACGGCGCCATCCGTGGCTCGGCGGAACAGGGACTATTCATGCAGGACACTCGGGTGTTGTCGCACTATCGCATGCGGATTAACGGGAGAGCATGGAAGCTTGTGACGTCCGCCCCTGTGGGACACGCGGCGGCTCGGTTCGAGTTCACGAATCCGATGCTCACGGGTCCCGCTCAATCCGTACCCAGACATGTGTTGGGATTGAGTCTGAGCCGTACGATCGACGAAAGTGTGCGCGAGGAGTTCGACATTGTCAACTATTACCATGCGCCGCTCGACCTTGTATTCACAATCGAAATCGGTTCCGATTTTGCGGACCTATTCGAAGTGCGAAGGAATTATCCGAGGATTCCGCGACACGTCAGTACAGCGTGGGATGCGCGCGATCAAGAATTGACTGCCCAATATGTGCGGGACGCCTATTCGACCAAGTTTCGCTATCAACTCGCAGGAACGGCCACGCTCGCGCTGCGCGAGGGCCACAAACTGTTGCTCCATTTCACGCTTAATCCACATGAGCACCGGCGCCTCCGTGCTCGGATGATTCCGGAGGTCCCACCAATCCACCATGCGTTCGCATGGCTTGACCGAATGCAACATGCACGTGAACCTCGGTCGAGGAAACCACAGAGTTCACTGGCACAGTTTCTAACGAGCGACCGCGCGCTCACCCGAACCCTCGCGCAGTCAGCCGACGACCTCATCTCCTTGGTGTTGGACCGTTGGGATGGCACTCCCGGCGTGCTGTCGGCTGGGGTTCCATGGTTCGTCGCGTTGTTCGGTCGAGACGCGCTAATCGCGGGGTTACAAACTCTTCCGCTCCATCCGGGTTTCGCGCTTGGCGCACTCGACGCATTGGCCGCGTATCAGGCGGCATCCTCCGACGACTTCCGCGACTCTGACCCTGGAAAGATCCTGCACGAGCTCAGGGTCGGAGAACTGGCACGATTCGGTGAAATCCCACATACCCCGTACTACGGCAGCGCAGACGCGACGATCCTCTACCCCATTCTCCTTCACGAAACCTACTGTTGGACGGGTAACCATGACTTGCTAACACGGTACATGCCCGTCGCGCAGCGTTGCGTTGACTGGGTCGACCGGTACGGCGACCTGGACGGCGATGGGTTCCAAGAGTACCACACGCGCTCACGACGGGGGATCCAACATCAGGGGTGGAAGGACTCAGGCGATGGGACCGTGCATGCGGACGGACGGCGGGTTGAGCCGCCGGTGGCCCTTTGTGAGCTCCAGGGCTATGTCTACGACGCTAAGCGTCGCATGGCCGCCCTCTACGATGAGCTCGGACGCGGTTCCCAAGCGGACCGCCTGCGTGAGGCCGCCGAGATGTTACGGACACGGTTTAACGATGCATTCTGGCTCGAGGGCGAAGGCACATATGCCTTTGGTCTCGATTCGCAGAAGGCGCGGATCACGAGCATCGTTAGTAACGCCGGGCACTGCCTGTGGTCAGGCATCGTTCCGGTCGGCCGTGCCCGCCGCGTCATTGCTCGCCTCTTCGAGGACGACATGTGGAGCGGGTGGGGTGTTCGCACCCTCAGTGCCACGCATGTCGCGTTTAATCCGTTCGCGTACCAGCGCGGGGCGGTCTGGCCACATGATAACCTGCTCATCGCAGTCGGCTGCCGTCGCTACGGCGACGTCGACGCGGCAGCGCGAATCGCCCGCGGCATCTTCGATGCCGCAGCAGGGTTTCAGGGCCACCGCATCCCGGAGCTCATCGGCGGCCAGGCGAGGCGCGACCTAGGATTCCCGGCACAGTACCTGGGCGCCAACATTCCTCAGGCATGGGCCGCCGGCAGCACCATCGCCTTGATCGGTGTGCTTCTGGGGCTTCGACCGGACGCCCGACACCATCGGCTCTATGTGTCACCGAAGCTCCCGGCATGGCTCGACTGGGTGGAGGTGCGGGCACTCCGTGTCGGGGACGCACGAATCAACCTACGTTGCGGGCGGGAAAACGGTCGATCGCTGATCGAAAGCTGCGAGACTACGGGGCCGGTTGAGGTGATTCCCATTGACTCTCGAGGCGTGTGTCCGATCTAA
- a CDS encoding VIT family protein → MKDLTMHVDEVARQLTQDIAGDAAAHDGAYIRKVVQPALLGLMDGSVSTLAPLFATAFATHNAHTAFLVGAAAALGVGISMGFAEAMSDTGEQTGRGHLFIRGTITGIMTLLGGMMHTSPFLIPTFAAALPLAYVIVGIELMAIAMVRNRYFGLSIWLSTLQVIVGGGLVFLAGVLIGSS, encoded by the coding sequence ATGAAAGATCTCACAATGCATGTCGATGAGGTCGCACGCCAACTCACCCAGGACATTGCGGGTGACGCCGCGGCGCACGACGGCGCCTATATCCGGAAAGTCGTGCAACCGGCCCTCCTTGGCCTTATGGATGGGTCGGTTTCCACGCTGGCACCGCTCTTTGCTACCGCGTTCGCTACACACAACGCCCACACCGCGTTCCTCGTAGGTGCCGCCGCCGCGCTCGGCGTTGGCATCAGCATGGGTTTTGCCGAAGCCATGTCGGACACCGGTGAACAAACGGGCCGTGGACACCTGTTTATCCGCGGGACGATTACCGGTATCATGACGTTGCTCGGTGGTATGATGCACACTTCACCGTTCCTGATCCCAACGTTTGCCGCAGCGTTACCGCTCGCCTACGTCATCGTCGGGATCGAGTTGATGGCAATCGCGATGGTGCGTAATCGGTATTTCGGGCTGAGCATTTGGCTCTCCACCTTGCAGGTTATCGTTGGTGGGGGCCTGGTCTTCCTCGCCGGCGTCCTGATCGGAAGTTCCTGA
- a CDS encoding IS1634 family transposase, whose product MYVRRCSRTLNGKRYGYWALVESYRTARGPRQRVVAHLGDVDEHGRMALPVEGPPAQQQSLYDTTMPEWVDVDLTRVRVERTRDFGGPWLGYTLLQRLELPRFLAETPPTDGADIPWPAMAMVLVLGRLCAPSSELHLAEHVYEGSALADVLGVPAAKVNEDRLYRALDRLRPHKAALEQHLEARLGELFQVQYDLLLYDVTSTYFEGDAAQNPQAQRGYSRDHRPDCKQVNLALVVTRDGLPLGYELFAGNKADVTTLREIVTTMEARYGHADRIWVLDRGLVSEEHIRWLKAHGRRYIVGTPKTLLRRFEREVASAAWNQVQDGVEAQICAGPDGDEVFVLCRSMAR is encoded by the coding sequence ATGTACGTACGGCGCTGCTCTCGGACGCTGAACGGGAAGCGCTACGGGTATTGGGCGCTGGTGGAATCCTATCGCACCGCGCGGGGGCCGCGACAGCGTGTCGTCGCCCATCTCGGGGATGTCGACGAACACGGCCGCATGGCACTGCCGGTCGAGGGACCGCCCGCGCAGCAACAGTCGCTGTACGACACCACCATGCCCGAGTGGGTCGACGTGGATCTCACCCGCGTGCGCGTGGAACGGACCCGCGACTTCGGCGGTCCGTGGCTCGGCTACACACTGCTCCAACGGTTGGAACTGCCCCGCTTCCTCGCCGAGACGCCGCCGACCGACGGCGCCGACATCCCGTGGCCGGCGATGGCGATGGTGCTCGTGCTGGGCCGCTTGTGCGCGCCCAGCAGCGAACTGCATTTGGCCGAGCACGTCTACGAGGGCAGCGCGCTCGCGGATGTGTTGGGCGTGCCGGCGGCCAAGGTCAATGAAGATCGGCTCTATCGCGCGCTCGACCGCCTGCGCCCGCACAAAGCCGCGCTGGAGCAGCATCTGGAAGCACGGCTCGGTGAATTGTTCCAGGTCCAGTACGACCTGCTGCTCTACGATGTGACCTCGACCTACTTCGAAGGGGACGCCGCGCAGAACCCGCAAGCGCAGCGGGGCTATTCGCGCGACCACCGGCCCGACTGCAAGCAAGTCAATTTGGCCCTCGTGGTCACGCGGGACGGTCTGCCGCTGGGCTATGAGCTGTTCGCCGGCAACAAGGCCGACGTGACGACATTGCGCGAGATCGTCACCACCATGGAGGCGCGGTACGGCCACGCCGACCGGATCTGGGTGCTGGATCGCGGCCTGGTAAGCGAGGAGCACATTCGCTGGCTCAAAGCGCACGGCCGGCGGTACATCGTGGGCACGCCGAAGACGCTGCTGCGCCGGTTCGAGCGAGAAGTAGCGAGCGCCGCTTGGAACCAGGTCCAGGATGGCGTCGAGGCCCAGATCTGTGCCGGGCCCGACGGCGATGAAGTCTTCGTCCTGTGTCGGAGCATGGCGCGGTAG
- a CDS encoding IS1182 family transposase, whose protein sequence is MPDKEYRPYHPNQLLLLPPSLHDWLPDDHLAYFVSDLVDSFDLSAIESAYEDEARGAPPYHPAMMVKLLVYGYCTGVYSSRRIARHVEEDVAFRVLAAGNAPDFRTISDFRLRHLNTVTGLFEQTLQLARKAGLVKLGHVALDSTKLRANASKHKAMSYGRMKTEEARLAAEVAAMLKQAVATDAEEDRRYGRDVRGDELPAELRRREDRLRKIREAKAALEAEAKARAEAERAQRREDPPAPTGRPPKPPRETPPDQAQYNFTDPQSCIVRNADGAFIQGYNAQAAVDATHQLIVATDVTAQPADACHLGPMVTAIKQTTGHRPRRLTADAGYFSEANVTAKSVRGIDLYVAVRKDKHTQVPEPAPRGRIPQHCSSKERMQRKLRTIAGRKVYSRRKAIVEPVLGHIKAARGFDRFRLRGVWKVKGEWTLVTLAHNICRLFQARPQLQGLMRTAIA, encoded by the coding sequence ATGCCGGACAAAGAATATCGCCCGTACCATCCGAATCAACTCCTCCTGCTGCCGCCGTCGCTGCACGACTGGCTCCCGGACGACCACCTGGCCTATTTCGTGAGCGATCTGGTGGACAGCTTCGACCTGAGCGCCATCGAGTCGGCCTACGAGGACGAGGCGCGCGGGGCCCCACCATACCACCCGGCGATGATGGTGAAGCTCCTGGTGTATGGCTACTGCACGGGCGTGTACAGCTCGCGGCGCATCGCCCGGCACGTGGAGGAAGATGTCGCCTTCCGGGTCCTGGCCGCCGGCAACGCGCCCGACTTTCGGACGATCAGCGATTTCCGCCTCCGCCACCTCAACACGGTGACCGGCTTGTTTGAGCAAACGCTGCAGCTCGCCCGCAAGGCGGGGCTGGTGAAACTGGGTCACGTGGCCCTGGACAGCACGAAGCTGAGGGCGAACGCGAGCAAGCATAAGGCGATGAGCTATGGCCGGATGAAAACGGAAGAAGCCCGGCTGGCGGCGGAAGTGGCGGCGATGCTGAAACAGGCCGTCGCCACCGACGCGGAGGAGGATCGGCGGTACGGCCGCGACGTCCGCGGGGACGAACTGCCGGCCGAGCTGCGCCGCCGGGAAGATCGCCTGCGGAAGATCCGCGAGGCCAAAGCCGCGTTGGAAGCGGAGGCCAAAGCGCGCGCCGAGGCCGAGCGGGCCCAGCGCCGCGAGGATCCGCCAGCGCCCACCGGTCGTCCTCCCAAGCCGCCCCGAGAAACCCCGCCGGACCAAGCGCAGTACAATTTTACGGATCCGCAGTCGTGTATCGTGCGGAATGCCGATGGCGCGTTCATCCAAGGCTACAATGCCCAGGCCGCCGTGGACGCGACGCACCAGCTCATTGTCGCCACCGATGTGACGGCGCAGCCCGCAGACGCTTGTCACCTGGGGCCGATGGTGACGGCCATCAAGCAGACGACCGGGCATCGGCCACGCCGCCTGACGGCCGACGCGGGCTACTTCAGTGAAGCGAATGTCACCGCCAAGTCCGTCCGGGGCATCGACCTCTACGTCGCCGTCCGGAAAGACAAGCACACGCAGGTCCCGGAGCCTGCCCCGCGCGGGCGGATTCCCCAGCACTGCTCGAGCAAGGAGCGCATGCAACGCAAGCTGCGCACCATAGCCGGACGGAAGGTGTACAGTCGTCGCAAGGCGATCGTGGAGCCGGTGCTCGGCCACATCAAAGCGGCCCGCGGGTTTGACCGGTTCCGATTGCGCGGGGTGTGGAAAGTGAAAGGCGAATGGACGTTGGTGACGCTCGCGCACAACATCTGTCGATTGTTTCAAGCACGACCGCAGCTGCAGGGACTGATGAGAACGGCAATAGCATAA
- a CDS encoding CsbD family protein: MNRDQLKGKWRQLRGHVKKQWGKLTDDDLEQVEGDYDKLLGKIQERYGIAREEAERRLKEFDHENAARGAMP; the protein is encoded by the coding sequence ATGAACAGGGACCAGTTGAAGGGGAAGTGGCGGCAGTTGCGGGGACACGTCAAAAAGCAGTGGGGCAAGCTGACGGACGACGATCTTGAACAGGTCGAGGGCGACTATGATAAACTTCTCGGGAAAATTCAGGAGCGCTATGGCATTGCGCGCGAAGAGGCAGAGCGGCGACTAAAGGAGTTCGACCATGAGAATGCGGCTCGAGGCGCGATGCCGTAA
- a CDS encoding lmo0937 family membrane protein → MLWALFVLLLVLWLGGFSLHVAGGLIHLLLVVALIVLVYNLLTARRTVV, encoded by the coding sequence ATGCTGTGGGCGCTGTTCGTTCTTCTGTTGGTTCTGTGGTTAGGCGGTTTTAGCCTGCACGTTGCCGGCGGGCTGATTCACCTGCTCTTGGTCGTCGCATTGATCGTACTCGTATACAATTTGCTAACGGCCCGACGCACAGTTGTTTGA